Below is a window of Gossypium hirsutum isolate 1008001.06 chromosome A12, Gossypium_hirsutum_v2.1, whole genome shotgun sequence DNA.
ttgtactaattttataatatttaaatttatattgaattaatttaaatttaaattattaacaaaaaaattagatTACCTTTGTTTTAAAtagcatattttaattatttatataaaaagtagcttcataatataatatatacaaattattattttcaatttattgagtaTTGAGAAAATAAACTATagtaaatagtttaatttatgagttatcaaattttatagtttttgcaaatgtaataataattattcaaattttttattagcataatatttgaattatcaaaataattgtgtttattgtattaactatacaaaataaaattatattatatattgaatatgataaaaatatagttttattttataatacataaaaaataattaaagaggTTGTATGCGAtattaaaaattagtaaataataataagcataataaatctaaaatagctCCAAGAACAAACCATCAAATACAATGTTGGTTGTCAACTTCATCAAACAGCTCCAATTTGGATTAAAATACTTTGACTTATGTTTTTTCAGTTAATCAATTTCGATGAGTAAATGCTTGCGATGAATGGCGACTTCCAACAAGTTTCCATTTTCATTCATCAACTCAAACACACAAACGTCTCCCACCTCCAGTTGATTGTCTTTCGCAAACTGTCCCCAACTCCTACTCCCAAACTTTGCTTTTCCACCTTTATTACTTGCTTTTCTTCTGTACTCAACTATCCAAATCCTCCCATCTACAACTCTCAGCACCATTTCTCCGCTTTTCTTCAAATATCTCTTGACAAATTCCACCGGTATATGCTGCCAACATGTCAAAATCTTAATAATAATGAATTCTTAATCAACAACACCATTTTCATACTGCCCTTTTCGTTTTTAAATAGCATTTGCATTGCAATATTGGTTACCTGAAACTCAGTTCGTATGAGGAATAATGAAAGAGACATTTGCTCTACACTTGGATTATATAAATGGAATTAAGAGATGATTCAACTGAAATCTTACCAGAGAACTAGAAGAACCAATGTATGACGGATGTATCACAACATTGAAAGAGGGATTTGAAGTTCTGAAAGCACTAGCTCCTACGCAAGCTCTTTGTTTCCCGTATACAGGATCAGGTTTCGGACATCTCCGTGCACTTGACCTCCTTTCCCTATCATTCCTTACAGAATATTTGAGTTCACCTGTATTGAAATGGTCAACACAATATCTTTGGAAGCATAGCATTACATTTATCAAACTCAAAAGAACTTTTCAAACACAAAGATCACCTCCAACTTCTTTTGTTAAATATTGGAAATTCAagctcttcttttctttctccagCTTAATCCCCTTAGCTTGATTGCTTTCACTTGGATTGGTTCTCATCAACTTACAAGGCTGAAAACTTGGAGATGTCATTTTCTTCTTCGTTTTCTGGTCTAGTGGAGAGTCATCCAAGCTCTCAATGTACGAGTCTGTTAGGTCTATAAATTCTCTGGAGCTGGGGGGACGTGCACTTTGTTGACAACTACGTTTAGCATCACTGACCAAGCTCCTAGTTTTAACTCGACTGACTATGCTCCCGAGAGCTGTTACAAATGATAAGAAGCAATAAGGCATCTCCATAGATGGTCATATAAATTAATCATTGAATCAATGATCTATAATAAGTTCTACTCACCTTGTGGCCCGCAGGCCTTGCTTGCATTTTTGACAACCGGATAGATTAGCACTTTCATTAAGATTTCAGGATGCTTGTTGAAGTCAGCTCCCATGTAgcagcaaaggtggccatgcaaggaacgtgcttcaacagcaaattggtgcagcaagctgaagctatccatttagtttccttaattgaatgttttgtatttagttaggatcaaacttagttggtagctgcattttgatgtaattaggtgctgaatgacaagtttaggtagaagttttttgtttttcaatcaagtttaccaagttactaggcattttagtggtgttaggtatgttattaggtgattacttgtttgttttacttattgactgatatatgtaatggcttaatgccttgttcaTGTGTTAATGAaagaaatcagctcattttcattcaattttcttctctcttttctgtttttcaCTTGCTAGTTTCATCTTTCTGTTTTCTGCTTCCGAGTTTGCTTCTTCACCAAGGCTCGAGGCTTACTACTCAAGCAAGACAGAAAACAGcttgttgctgcctcttgcaccaacaattggtatcgagagctcttgtcttagtggacctgttgcttCAAAACAAGGAACTTGATGGCTTCTTCAGGTttttcaccagcagccccaccagtcttcaatggagaaggctttcacatatggctggtcaagatgaagacttacctacaggccttcgatctgtgggaagttgtcaacacagatactgagccagcaccactgagggctaatcccacagtagctcagattaggcaacatgctgatgagaggaccaaaaggcacaaagccatgtcctgcatccagaactgtgtgtcagatgtcatcttcaccagaatcatggcctgtgagactccaaaacaggcctgggataagcttaaggaggagtttcaaggcactgagagaacaaggcaacagcagctgttaaacttgagaagggatttcgagaatttgaagatgaaggaagaagaaacagtgaagcagtactcagatagaattatggcagtggttaacagcataaggctcctaggtgagcattttgatgaggcaagaattgtggagaaagtcctctccactttgcctgagagatatgaggccaagatatcctctctagaggactcaagagaccttgctagcatctctttgactgagttaatcaacaccttctatgctcaggaacaaaggagagctagcagagctgaagatcaccaagaaggtgcatttcaagccaaggccagagaagcctcgagcaccaacgctcaaagaggcaaaaagccttggaagaacaggcctaagcctgatgctgcaaggagcaatgaccagccctgcagatattgcaagaagcctggccatccagaagacaggtgctggtttaggccagatgcagtatgccaacactgcaagaagaagggccatgttgaaagggtctgcaaaaacagaagtaagccaaggcagaatcaatttcagcagtcaaaggttgaagctcgagtagctgaggacagtagtgacCAAGAAGAACAGGTCTTTGCTGTTTCCTGTGTAGCTTCTGAGAAGAAATGCTCTAAAGGCTGGTTgctggacagtggttgcactaaccacatgtcaccagatgcctccttgtttaaaaccttggacagaagttataaaaccaaggtcaaggttggaaatggtcagtttataagggctgaaggaagaggagaagtgctgatatgtactcccacaggcaacaagatcattccaaatgtgctgttggtaccacagattgacagaaaccttctgtaacaccccgaacccgaaaccgacaccggagtcgaacacgaggtgttaactggctttaaccccttacaaaatttattttccagacactgcccaatctgtgtactagccgctttaaaaatcatatcttgagtttcgtaactcgaaaatcagtttcgtaatttttcccagaaactagactcatgttcccatctatgtatttttttctagaatttttggttgggtcaattagtacagtttattagtcaaagtcccccaagttgcaggggtcgactacactgacctttgcccattacgactgggatatctccctgcacggggcttcaatactgttgctgtttgtttctatgaaaactagactcagagaggaatctgtacatatatggtacgacccctaattatctctggttaatttataatgaatttccaaagtcggagcagggaatccagaaaccgttctggccctgtcccactaaaatctgattatctcttaatatactgcccatatgatcttttcgttacttcctcatgaaagcagactcatcgagcttcgattacataatttattcatcaattaattccactcctactatttttagtgatttttcaatctcatgacactgctgctgccagcatctgttacgaaagtaactaggttcatttcatgcctacccttgatccaactcaatcgaacattcgtgccattttcgcatggcttaaagtttacatgccataattcaaacacgacatactagcttatacatgccaaaatgatcttctaagcacactaagaagagaataccaaaacttgctatccggtgtgatgacttcaacgacggcccgaccccgcaaaaatagatgagtccaagcaacctatagtgggtgacaaggaaacatcgagtgagtttataactcagtaagtcataagcaatgcactaccatctatcaacaacattatcacaagaggaaaaaaaatggagcgagacaatttactccatccataccgaaccataccatagttcctccaacttatcaattcaatttcatatcaattcatgcattcacattctatatactcatcaataggacattgaagcaatttcataactcgatttattttcgttacaaccaaacgactatacggcctttcacccatcctacgataaattttatgtacgtgacttcaagtatatttgtcacataggttcgaacttaccgagctcaacaccaagtataagcatagcacctattagccacgtactcgagacacttacccgatccgctgtccgcgatcgactcaataatgtcgcacacatagtgtccataatgattcacgaatatttattgagcccgtacactcagtgctatataatcaactcgcacacttagtgctacgtaatcaaatcgcacacttagtgccacatagtccatctcgcacacttagtgccgcatggtcaattcgcacacttagtgcatcatattcatttcgcacacttagtgcaacatagtcaaatcgcacacttagtgctgtacaatttaatcccgcgcacttagcgccaatctcatggtcataaatggttatcccgcacgtttagtgccgagatcaacaactcattacatcttacctcttctctttcattcaacaatttcatcatcacatacgtacatgcatatatatatgcatatttattcatcccaatcagcatcaatacatacacattatgaccatttaaaatactacccactacatgcttaatgacttacctcgtgttgggtaagacggttccaactcggctactcgataaccttttctttgcctttgctcgattcacctcctttagctccttgagctaaatcaataatttaactagtttaaccatcttgctaaccattcatacttcaattacacatgcatatgtatgtttgtatattcggcaatgacaatggtaatttagcaacccttagtttaactcataattgttcataacacatttaaagcatccactccattccatcattttaaagcacatacattactcaatattatccaaattcacattcggcattttcacaaacacaca
It encodes the following:
- the LOC121211369 gene encoding B3 domain-containing protein REM19, which translates into the protein MEMPYCFLSFVTALGSIVSRVKTRSLVSDAKRSCQQSARPPSSREFIDLTDSYIESLDDSPLDQKTKKKMTSPSFQPCKLMRTNPSESNQAKGIKLEKEKKSLNFQYLTKEVGGELKYSVRNDRERRSSARRCPKPDPVYGKQRACVGASAFRTSNPSFNVVIHPSYIGSSSSLHIPVEFVKRYLKKSGEMVLRVVDGRIWIVEYRRKASNKGGKAKFGSRSWGQFAKDNQLEVGDVCVFELMNENGNLLEVAIHRKHLLIEID